A region of Lycium barbarum isolate Lr01 chromosome 1, ASM1917538v2, whole genome shotgun sequence DNA encodes the following proteins:
- the LOC132641341 gene encoding UDP-galactose transporter 1 isoform X2, giving the protein MDFKFPLTVSCIHFICSAIGAYTVIKVLKLKPLIVVDPEDRWRRIFPMSFVFCINIVLGNVSLRYIPVSFMQTIKSFTPATTVILQWLVWSKHFDLRIWASLIPIVGGILLTSITELSFNMFGFCAALFGCLATSTKTILAESLLHGYKFDSINTVYYMAPFATMILALPALLLEGPGVVAWLQTDPPLLSSFFIIFGSGVLAFCLNFSIFYVIHSTTAVTFNVAGNLKVAVAVTCSWLIFRNPISMMNAVGCAITLVGCTFYGYVRHMLSQQKQTPGTPRTPRTPRKSMEFAPLVNDKLEDKV; this is encoded by the exons ATGGATTTTAAGTTTCCTTTGACAGTGTCTTGCATACACTTTATTTGCTCAGCTATTGGTGCATACACGGTTATTAAAGTGCTAAAGCTTAAGCCTCTTATTGTGGTTGACCCTGAGGATCGTTGGAGAAGGATTTTCCCCATGTCCTTCGTGTTTTGTATCAACATAGTGCTAGGCAATGTCAGCCTGCGCTACATCCCTGTTTCGTTCATGCAAACGATAAAGTCATTCACCCCTGCAACTACAG TTATTTTGCAGTGGTTAGTTTGGAGCAAGCACTTTGACTTGCGCATTTGGGCTTCTTTGATACCTATTGTTGGAGGAATTCTCCTCACCTCCATCACAGAGCTAAGTTTCAACATGTTTGGATTTTGTGCGGCCTTATTTGGTTGTCTGGCTACATCCACAAAAACTATTCTTGCAGAGTCTCTACTGCATGGTTACAAGTTTGACAG CATAAACACAGTTTATTATATGGCGCCTTTTGCCACAATGATCTTGGCATTACCAGCCTTACTACTGGAAGGCCCTGGAGTAGTGGCATGGTTGCAGACGGATCCCCCACTTCTTTCATCCTTCTTTATTATTTTTGGCTCTGGTGTGCTGGCCTTTTGCCTCAATTTCTCTATCTTCTACGTCATTCACTCTACCACAGCAGTCACCTTTAATGTTGCTGGAAACCTTAAG GTTGCAGTTGCTGTAACTTGTTCATGGCTTATCTTTCGAAACCCAATCTCAATGATGAATGCCGTTGGTTGTGCAATAACACTTGTGGGATGTACATTCTATGGGTACGTGAGGCACATGCTCTCACAACAAAAACAAACACCAGGCACTCCCCGTACACCTCGAACCCCAAGAAAAAGTATGGAGTTTGCCCCTCTAGTAAACGACAAGTTAGAGGATAAGGTTTAA
- the LOC132641360 gene encoding uncharacterized protein LOC132641360, with protein sequence MPMSSSSFLRQLSGKEGWKSTSKRWGGGGNNGGFHGSNWKQMEGLTNGYNGNGGLVMRKRVMVVVDQSSHSKHAMMWALTHVTNKGDILTLLHIVPHSSSSSTTCHNNNSNKGSCDSSSAAHLASSLGSLCKACKPEVEVEALVIQGPKMATVMSQVKKLEVSVLVLGQKKPSSLLSCLCGKSSEEEFVEQCINTLDCLTIGVRKQSKGMGGYLISTRWQKNFWLLA encoded by the exons TTGAGGCAACTGAGTGGGAAAGAAGGGTGGAAATCAACTTCAAAGAGATGGGGTGGTGGTGGAAACAATGGTGGATTTCATGGTTCAAATTGGAAGCAAATGGAGGGATTAACAAATGGTTATAATGGGAATGGAGGGTTAGTTATGAGGAAGAGAGTAATGGTTGTGGTGGATCAAAGTTCACATAGTAAGCATGCTATGATGTGGGCTTTAACACATGTTACTAATAAAGGAGATATACTCACTCTCCTTCATATTGTTcctcattcttcttcttcttctactacttgtcataataataatagtaataagggATCTTGTGATTCATCATCTGCTGCGCATCTTGCTAGTTCTCTTGGATCTCTCTGTAAGGCTTGCAAACCTGAA GTTGAAGTGGAAGCACTAGTCATACAAGGACCAAAAATGGCAACAGTAAtgagtcaagtgaagaagctgGAGGTGTCTGTTTTAGTCTTGGGTCAGAAAAAGCCCTCTTCTCTGCTTAGCTG TCTGTGTGGGAAGAGCAGTGAAGAGGAATTTGTGGAACAATGCATCAACACATTGGATTGCTTGACAATAGGAGTAAGGAAGCAAAGTAAAGGCATGGGAGGATACCTTATCAGCACTAGATGGCAAAAGAATTTCTGGCTCTTGGCCTAA